The following are encoded in a window of Flavobacterium sp. WC2421 genomic DNA:
- a CDS encoding porin family protein: MRFFLSCFLLIPFFNAFSQEESVPLAEKAPTKIDSLYREDQFYFGFTYNTLQQKPAGLSQKKFSTGLSLGFLRDMPINKDRTVAIASGLGFSYNNYNQNVAISGTNQLPVYDIIDSKATYSKNKFTQLLIDLPVEFRWRTSTYESHKFWRIYGGVKFSYLIYDKSVFSDGDGKTTITGNKDFNKFLYGLYVSSGYNTINVYAYYGLNSIFKKTAQINGEQLGIKSLNIGVIFYIL, translated from the coding sequence ATGCGATTTTTTTTAAGTTGTTTCCTTTTAATTCCCTTTTTTAATGCTTTTTCGCAAGAAGAAAGTGTGCCGTTAGCGGAAAAAGCACCAACTAAGATTGATTCTTTATATAGAGAAGATCAGTTTTATTTTGGCTTTACATACAACACTTTACAACAAAAGCCTGCTGGGTTATCTCAAAAAAAATTCTCAACAGGACTTTCTTTGGGGTTTCTTAGGGATATGCCTATAAATAAAGACAGAACCGTTGCAATTGCATCTGGATTGGGTTTTTCATACAATAATTACAATCAAAATGTAGCAATTTCAGGAACGAATCAATTGCCGGTTTATGACATAATCGATTCTAAAGCAACATATAGTAAAAATAAATTCACCCAGCTATTAATAGACCTACCTGTTGAGTTTCGATGGAGAACCTCTACATATGAGAGCCATAAGTTTTGGAGAATTTATGGAGGAGTTAAGTTTAGTTATTTAATTTATGACAAATCTGTTTTTAGTGATGGTGATGGAAAAACGACCATTACAGGAAATAAAGATTTTAATAAATTTTTATATGGATTGTATGTGTCTTCGGGCTACAATACAATAAATGTTTATGCTTATTATGGTTTAAACTCAATTTTCAAAAAAACGGCTCAAATTAATGGGGAGCAACTAGGTATTAAATCACTTAATATTGGAGTTATTTTTTACATTCTATAG
- a CDS encoding bifunctional UDP-N-acetylmuramoyl-tripeptide:D-alanyl-D-alanine ligase/alanine racemase codes for MSILIKNIIPILEAKWFGTDSDAAVDTVSIDSRSLQNSSQTLFFALIGPNNDAHLYIKELIAIGVHNFVVNYIPEGCESKANFLVVKNTLDALQQFASYYRNLFHFPVIGLTGSNGKTIVKEWLNFLLSPDFNIIRSPKSYNSQVGVPLSVIAINEKHNLGVFEAGISTVDEMGKLEKVIRPTIGILTNIGSSHDEGFQNLEEKIKEKLTLFKRAEVVIYQKNSLVDNYILPTSKKFNWSFENEDVDVFVFKKEIKSESIILYYKYKGNQFTLEIPFLDSASIENAVCCLMTLLYFNYDNETIQARMLLLYPVEMRLKVKNGINNCSIIDDSYSSDFQSLKIALDFLESQKQFQKKTIILSDIFQSGLANEELYSRVATLIVSNNINRIIGIGETISAFKDKFANCITYKNTAEFIADFENLEFANETILIKGARSFQFEEIVQLLEEKTHETVLEINLNAISYNLNFFKSKLKPKVKIMVMVKAFGYGNGGLEIAKLLEHHKVDYLGVAFADEGISLKNGGIHLPIMVLNPENTSFSAIIQHQLEPEIYCLKGLHAFLKIANQKKLKQFPIHIKLDTGMHRLGFEEDTIAEMIATLKGNNTVVIKSILSHLATSDDPMHRDFALSQISLFDRLSSKIIGELAINPIRHILNTSGISNFPDSQFNMVRLGIGLYGVSNDPSEQKYLENVGTLKSVISQIRTISVGESVGYGRKFMATKTTKVATIPIGYADGISRAWGNELGYVTIKEHTAMILGSVCMDMLMVDVTNIECTEGDSVVIFGENPTVSYIAKMLHTIPYEILTSISQRVKRVFYR; via the coding sequence ATGAGTATATTAATAAAAAACATAATACCAATTCTTGAAGCCAAATGGTTTGGCACTGATTCGGATGCTGCAGTGGATACGGTTTCTATTGATAGTCGATCCTTGCAAAATAGTTCACAAACTTTGTTTTTTGCGTTAATAGGGCCTAATAATGATGCACATTTGTATATTAAAGAGTTGATTGCTATTGGTGTTCATAATTTTGTTGTGAATTATATTCCTGAGGGTTGTGAGAGTAAAGCTAATTTTTTGGTTGTCAAAAATACTTTGGATGCTTTGCAACAATTTGCGTCTTATTACCGCAATTTATTTCATTTTCCAGTTATTGGTTTAACAGGCAGTAATGGAAAAACAATTGTAAAAGAATGGCTCAATTTTTTATTAAGTCCCGATTTTAATATTATTCGGAGTCCTAAAAGTTATAACTCACAGGTGGGTGTGCCTTTGTCTGTAATTGCTATTAATGAAAAACATAATTTAGGGGTTTTTGAAGCAGGGATTTCCACTGTGGATGAAATGGGAAAACTTGAAAAGGTAATTCGACCTACAATAGGAATTTTGACAAATATTGGTTCTTCGCATGATGAAGGGTTTCAAAATTTAGAGGAAAAAATAAAGGAAAAACTAACACTCTTTAAAAGGGCTGAAGTTGTTATTTATCAAAAGAATAGTTTAGTTGATAACTATATTCTACCAACATCAAAAAAGTTCAATTGGAGTTTTGAAAATGAAGATGTAGATGTTTTTGTATTTAAAAAAGAAATAAAAAGCGAAAGCATAATATTGTATTATAAGTACAAAGGGAATCAGTTTACATTAGAAATTCCTTTTCTAGATAGCGCATCCATTGAGAATGCTGTGTGCTGTTTAATGACCCTGTTATATTTCAATTATGACAACGAAACAATTCAGGCAAGAATGTTATTACTTTATCCTGTAGAAATGCGGTTGAAAGTAAAAAACGGAATCAACAATTGTAGTATTATTGATGATAGTTACAGTTCGGATTTTCAATCTTTAAAAATAGCATTGGATTTCTTGGAGAGTCAAAAACAATTCCAAAAGAAAACGATAATTCTATCGGATATTTTTCAAAGTGGGTTGGCCAATGAGGAGTTATATTCCCGAGTTGCCACCTTAATTGTTTCCAATAATATCAATCGAATTATTGGAATTGGAGAAACTATATCAGCATTTAAAGATAAATTTGCCAATTGCATTACGTATAAAAATACAGCTGAATTTATTGCTGATTTTGAAAATCTTGAATTTGCAAATGAAACGATTTTGATCAAAGGAGCACGTTCTTTTCAATTTGAAGAAATCGTTCAATTATTAGAAGAGAAAACGCACGAAACAGTTTTAGAAATTAACCTAAATGCCATTAGTTACAATCTCAATTTCTTTAAGTCCAAGCTGAAACCCAAAGTGAAAATCATGGTTATGGTAAAAGCTTTTGGTTATGGAAATGGAGGTCTTGAAATTGCTAAACTGTTAGAACATCATAAAGTGGATTACCTGGGTGTGGCTTTCGCTGATGAAGGTATCTCATTGAAAAACGGAGGAATTCATTTGCCTATTATGGTTTTAAATCCTGAGAATACGAGTTTTTCAGCTATTATACAGCATCAGTTGGAGCCCGAGATTTATTGTCTAAAAGGGTTGCATGCATTTCTAAAAATTGCTAATCAAAAAAAATTAAAACAGTTTCCTATTCATATTAAATTAGATACAGGAATGCATCGTTTAGGGTTTGAAGAAGACACAATTGCCGAAATGATCGCTACTCTAAAAGGGAATAATACGGTTGTAATAAAAAGTATTTTATCGCATCTTGCTACAAGTGATGACCCGATGCATCGAGATTTTGCACTTTCGCAAATTAGTTTGTTTGATAGATTGTCATCTAAAATAATAGGAGAATTAGCAATCAATCCCATTCGACATATTTTGAATACTTCGGGAATAAGTAATTTTCCCGATTCTCAATTTAATATGGTGCGCTTAGGAATAGGACTTTACGGTGTTTCTAATGATCCATCGGAACAAAAGTATTTGGAAAATGTGGGAACATTAAAGTCGGTTATTTCACAAATTAGAACTATTTCTGTAGGAGAAAGTGTAGGGTATGGACGGAAATTCATGGCAACTAAAACTACTAAAGTCGCAACAATCCCTATTGGTTATGCTGATGGTATTTCAAGAGCTTGGGGAAATGAATTAGGATATGTTACCATAAAGGAACATACAGCTATGATTTTAGGAAGTGTTTGTATGGATATGTTAATGGTAGATGTAACGAATATTGAATGTACTGAAGGAGATTCTGTTGTTATTTTTGGAGAAAATCCTACGGTATCTTATATAGCAAAAATGCTTCATACCATTCCTTATGAAATTCTTACAAGTATATCCCAAAGGGTAAAACGCGTTTTTTATCGCTGA
- the mscL gene encoding large conductance mechanosensitive channel protein MscL, whose amino-acid sequence MGFFSDFKASLMKGDVLSLATAVVIGGAFGKIVGSAVDDVIMPIVGLITGGIDFTTKFITLDGNSYADLAAAKTAGAAVITYGNLVQATINFVIIALFVFVILRAAEKAKKKEEVVVAAPAGPTQEELLTQIRDLLKK is encoded by the coding sequence ATGGGATTTTTCAGTGATTTTAAGGCATCTTTAATGAAAGGTGATGTGTTAAGTTTAGCAACTGCTGTAGTTATCGGTGGTGCATTTGGTAAAATTGTAGGTTCTGCGGTTGATGATGTTATTATGCCAATCGTGGGTTTAATAACAGGTGGAATTGATTTTACTACTAAATTCATAACATTAGATGGAAATAGTTATGCTGATTTAGCTGCTGCAAAAACAGCAGGGGCTGCTGTAATAACGTATGGTAATTTAGTACAAGCAACAATTAATTTTGTTATTATTGCTTTGTTTGTTTTTGTCATTTTAAGAGCTGCTGAGAAAGCTAAAAAGAAGGAAGAAGTTGTAGTTGCTGCACCTGCGGGACCAACTCAAGAAGAGTTGCTTACTCAAATCAGAGATTTGCTAAAAAAATAA
- a CDS encoding aspartate-semialdehyde dehydrogenase produces the protein MRIAVVGATGMVGEVMLKVLAERNFPVTELIPVASERSVGKEIEYKGKKYKVVGMQTAVDMKADIALFSAGGDTSLEWAPKFAAAGTTVIDNSSAWRMDPSKKLIVPEINASSLTKEDKIIANPNCSTIQMVLVLAPLHRKYNIKRVIVSTYQSITGTGVKAVQQLENEYAGVQGEMAYKYPIHRNAIPQCDSFEENGYTKEEMKLVRETQKILDDKTIAVTATAVRVPIVGGHSEAVNVEFSNDFVVSDIQNILHHTDGVVVQDNNDTYTYPMPMYAQGKDEVFVGRIRRDESQANTLNMWIVADNLRKGAATNTIQIAEYLIAAKLV, from the coding sequence ATGAGAATAGCAGTTGTAGGCGCTACTGGAATGGTGGGCGAAGTAATGTTAAAAGTTTTGGCTGAAAGAAATTTCCCGGTTACTGAATTAATTCCTGTTGCTTCTGAAAGATCAGTTGGGAAAGAAATTGAATACAAAGGAAAAAAATATAAAGTAGTTGGAATGCAAACTGCCGTAGACATGAAAGCTGATATTGCTTTGTTTTCTGCAGGTGGAGATACATCTTTAGAGTGGGCTCCAAAATTTGCTGCGGCCGGAACAACAGTTATTGATAATTCATCTGCTTGGAGAATGGATCCTTCTAAGAAATTAATTGTTCCTGAAATCAACGCTTCATCTTTAACAAAAGAAGATAAAATTATAGCAAACCCAAACTGTTCGACTATTCAAATGGTTTTGGTTTTAGCACCATTACATAGAAAATACAACATCAAGCGTGTAATTGTTTCTACGTATCAGTCTATCACTGGAACTGGAGTTAAGGCAGTACAACAATTAGAAAATGAATATGCAGGTGTGCAAGGGGAGATGGCTTACAAATATCCAATTCATAGAAATGCTATTCCTCAATGTGATTCATTCGAAGAAAATGGATATACTAAAGAAGAGATGAAATTGGTTCGTGAGACTCAAAAAATTCTTGATGATAAAACCATTGCGGTTACAGCAACTGCTGTTCGTGTGCCTATTGTAGGTGGTCACAGTGAAGCGGTAAATGTGGAATTCTCTAATGATTTTGTGGTTTCGGATATTCAAAACATTTTGCACCATACTGATGGAGTAGTGGTTCAAGATAACAATGATACATACACGTACCCAATGCCAATGTACGCACAGGGTAAAGATGAAGTTTTTGTAGGTAGAATACGTCGTGATGAAAGTCAAGCTAATACATTAAACATGTGGATTGTTGCTGATAATTTACGTAAAGGTGCTGCTACAAATACAATACAAATTGCTGAATATCTTATTGCTGCCAAATTGGTGTAA
- a CDS encoding TonB-dependent receptor — MKKIIITLLLGFSALLQAQNTVSGTVLNLANQPIKGVSVSAPELHKGTTTDANGKYSLTNLPNGDLKLDFTFVGFTTQNKTIQKVQKENTLDVILEESIFQMDEVIVSTAFNKLQSQNVMKVEHESMKSLQQKGTSTLIEGLATIPGVSQVSTGTSIGKPVIRGLSGNRVLVYSQGVRMENQQFGDEHGLGLNDAGVESVEVIKGPASLLYGSDALGGVLYFNPEKFADANTFKANFSQKLFSNTLGSNSSLGLKTSTDNWKFLARGSYNTHSDYRISGGDRVTNTRYNETDFKTGIGYSNAKFSSVLRYNFNKLDLGIPEDGIAAQSSSKKTGFPRQGVFNNLLSLNSIFYFKDSKLDVDLGYIANDRSEFVDSNVAGLHMKLKTFNYDAKYHLPKMGKLESIVGIQGMHQTNTNFGNEYLIPDATTNDFGVFGTANYEWGNNSAVQAGLRFDNRQISSVEHGTVGQEGYFKAVDKSFDSFNASLGYKTNLADDFTLRLNLASGFRAPNLAELTSNGIHEGTNRYEIGNSDLKTEQNVQTDLNLEYKADHFEFFVNGFYNHINNYIYTSPTGTMLSNTDVFNYIQNNAKLYGGEIGLHFHPHPLDWLHYETSFETVTGKKQNGDYLPLIPANNWSNTLKGEFKIKEWLEDGFATFNVNTTLNQSNVSGFETKSNGYTSINLGLGGTVKLGKTVFDVNLNANNLLDKRYIAHLSRLKNDGVPNIGRNIVLGVNFGL; from the coding sequence ATGAAAAAAATTATAATTACGCTATTGTTAGGGTTTTCGGCTCTGCTACAAGCGCAAAATACAGTATCAGGTACCGTTTTAAATTTGGCAAATCAGCCTATAAAAGGAGTTTCTGTTTCTGCTCCAGAATTGCATAAAGGAACCACAACAGATGCAAATGGAAAATACAGTTTAACAAACCTTCCTAATGGGGATTTAAAACTGGACTTTACCTTCGTCGGTTTCACTACTCAAAATAAAACCATTCAAAAAGTACAAAAAGAGAATACACTAGATGTCATCTTAGAAGAAAGTATTTTTCAAATGGATGAGGTAATTGTTTCTACTGCTTTCAATAAATTGCAGTCGCAAAACGTGATGAAAGTAGAGCATGAGAGTATGAAGTCATTGCAACAAAAAGGAACGTCTACCTTGATCGAAGGATTAGCTACGATACCAGGAGTTTCGCAAGTTTCAACAGGAACATCTATCGGGAAACCGGTGATTCGTGGTTTGAGTGGCAATCGTGTTTTAGTATATTCTCAAGGAGTCCGTATGGAAAATCAACAATTTGGAGACGAACATGGTTTAGGATTAAACGACGCGGGAGTAGAAAGTGTTGAGGTGATAAAAGGGCCTGCTTCCTTATTATATGGTTCGGATGCGCTAGGAGGTGTTTTGTATTTCAACCCAGAGAAATTTGCCGACGCTAATACGTTCAAAGCTAATTTTAGCCAAAAATTATTTTCTAATACTTTAGGAAGTAATTCATCTCTTGGATTAAAAACATCCACAGACAACTGGAAATTTCTAGCTCGTGGGAGTTACAATACGCATTCAGATTACCGTATTTCTGGTGGTGATCGAGTGACAAATACGCGTTACAATGAAACCGATTTCAAAACAGGAATTGGATATAGTAATGCAAAGTTTTCTAGTGTGTTGCGTTACAACTTCAATAAACTGGATTTGGGAATTCCTGAAGATGGAATAGCAGCTCAATCTTCGAGCAAAAAGACGGGTTTTCCTAGACAAGGAGTTTTTAATAATTTACTGAGTTTAAACTCTATTTTCTACTTCAAAGATTCAAAACTGGATGTCGATTTAGGATACATCGCAAATGATCGTTCAGAGTTTGTAGATAGTAATGTGGCCGGTTTACATATGAAACTGAAAACCTTTAATTACGATGCAAAATACCATTTGCCTAAAATGGGCAAACTAGAATCAATTGTGGGAATTCAAGGAATGCATCAAACGAATACCAATTTCGGAAATGAATATTTAATTCCTGATGCTACAACGAATGATTTTGGTGTTTTTGGTACCGCTAATTATGAATGGGGGAACAATAGTGCAGTTCAAGCAGGTTTGCGATTTGATAACAGACAAATTTCAAGTGTCGAACACGGAACTGTTGGTCAAGAGGGGTATTTCAAAGCGGTTGATAAATCATTTGACAGCTTTAATGCTTCGTTAGGATATAAAACAAACTTAGCCGATGATTTTACTTTAAGATTAAATCTAGCTTCTGGATTTAGAGCGCCTAACTTGGCTGAACTTACTTCAAATGGGATTCATGAAGGAACCAATCGTTACGAAATAGGAAATAGCGATTTAAAAACGGAACAAAACGTACAAACGGATTTGAACTTGGAATACAAGGCCGATCACTTTGAGTTTTTTGTCAACGGGTTTTACAACCACATCAACAATTATATTTATACTTCACCTACAGGAACCATGTTGTCAAACACGGACGTATTTAATTATATTCAAAATAATGCGAAACTGTATGGAGGAGAAATTGGGTTGCATTTTCACCCACATCCTTTAGATTGGTTGCATTACGAAACCAGTTTTGAAACCGTTACAGGAAAGAAACAAAACGGAGACTATTTACCGTTAATTCCTGCGAATAACTGGAGCAATACCCTGAAAGGAGAATTCAAAATCAAAGAGTGGCTTGAAGATGGATTTGCTACTTTTAATGTCAATACCACTTTAAATCAAAGTAATGTAAGCGGTTTTGAAACTAAGTCCAATGGGTATACATCAATAAACTTAGGCCTTGGTGGAACAGTGAAATTAGGAAAAACGGTTTTTGATGTCAATTTAAATGCAAATAACCTTTTAGACAAAAGATACATTGCTCATTTATCAAGATTAAAAAATGATGGTGTTCCTAATATAGGAAGAAACATCGTGCTTGGGGTGAACTTCGGCTTGTAG
- a CDS encoding prolyl oligopeptidase family protein, with product MAILPTITTFGQNNNPIQYPKTPKGTVVDQYFDTVVNDPYRWLEDDRSTETAAWVKAQNEVTYGYLSQIPFREALKNRMEKLWNYEKIGAPSIEGKFTYYSKNNGLQNQSVVYRKDASGIEEVFLDPNTFSKDGTTSLGGMDFSKDGSIVAYAISEGGSDWRKVIIMDALSKKVIEDTLVDVKFSGISWLGNKGFYYSSYEKPKGSELSAKTDQHKLYFHKLGTAQKKDRIIFGEDQKRRYVGGYVTEDDNFLVITAANSTYGNELYVKDLRKANSPIVTLVDNFNSDNTILDNQGSKLFIVTDWKAPNKRVVAVDIKNPTQENWNDFIPETQDVLFPSTGGGCIFANYMKDAVSVVQQYDYNGKKMREIQLPGLGTAGGFGGKINDKTLYYSFTNYTTPGTIFSFEPKSGKSAVYAKPKVDFNSDDYESKQVFYSSKDGTQIPMIITYKKGLKQNGQNPTMLYGYGGFNVSLTPSFSIANAVWMENGGVFAVPNLRGGGEYGKKWHDAGTKMHKQNVFDDFIAAAEYLIDQQYTSPNFLAVRGGSNGGLLVGATMTQRPDLMKVALPAVGVMDMLRYHTFTAGAGWAYDYGTAQDSKEMFEYIKGYSPVHNVKAGTHYPATMVTTGDHDDRVVPAHSFKFAAELQEKQAGSNPTLIRIDVKAGHGAGKSVAATIQENVDIQAFTLYNMGITQLQKEDN from the coding sequence ATGGCAATACTTCCAACAATAACAACTTTTGGACAAAACAACAATCCAATCCAATACCCTAAAACTCCAAAGGGAACAGTTGTCGACCAGTATTTTGATACAGTTGTCAATGATCCGTATCGTTGGCTAGAAGACGACCGCTCTACGGAAACCGCAGCCTGGGTAAAAGCACAAAACGAAGTCACTTACGGCTACCTAAGCCAAATTCCTTTTCGAGAAGCACTAAAAAACCGAATGGAAAAACTATGGAATTATGAAAAAATAGGTGCGCCATCCATAGAAGGGAAATTTACCTATTATTCTAAAAATAACGGACTGCAAAACCAGTCGGTGGTGTATCGCAAAGACGCCTCGGGTATTGAAGAAGTTTTCCTAGATCCAAATACTTTTTCCAAAGATGGAACGACTTCTCTAGGCGGAATGGATTTTTCCAAAGACGGTTCTATAGTAGCCTATGCGATATCCGAAGGAGGAAGCGACTGGCGAAAAGTAATTATTATGGATGCTTTGTCCAAAAAAGTAATTGAAGACACCCTTGTCGATGTCAAATTTAGTGGCATTTCATGGCTTGGAAACAAAGGGTTTTATTACTCTAGTTACGAAAAACCAAAAGGAAGCGAACTCTCGGCCAAAACCGACCAACATAAACTCTATTTTCATAAACTAGGAACCGCTCAAAAAAAGGATAGAATCATCTTTGGTGAAGACCAAAAACGAAGATATGTAGGCGGTTATGTGACCGAAGACGATAATTTCTTAGTCATCACAGCGGCCAATTCGACTTATGGAAATGAATTGTACGTCAAAGATTTAAGAAAGGCTAATAGTCCTATTGTGACACTTGTTGATAATTTCAATAGTGATAATACCATTCTTGACAATCAAGGAAGTAAACTCTTTATCGTTACCGATTGGAAAGCACCCAATAAACGCGTGGTAGCGGTAGATATAAAAAATCCAACACAAGAAAACTGGAACGATTTTATCCCCGAGACTCAGGATGTTTTATTTCCATCAACAGGAGGCGGATGCATTTTTGCAAATTACATGAAAGATGCCGTATCAGTAGTGCAGCAGTACGATTACAATGGCAAAAAGATGCGTGAAATCCAGTTGCCGGGACTGGGAACAGCAGGAGGTTTTGGCGGAAAGATAAACGACAAAACACTCTATTATTCATTTACAAACTACACAACGCCAGGAACCATTTTCTCATTTGAACCCAAATCAGGAAAATCAGCGGTGTATGCCAAGCCAAAAGTAGATTTCAACAGCGACGATTACGAGTCAAAACAAGTATTTTATTCGTCGAAAGATGGAACCCAAATCCCCATGATTATCACTTACAAAAAAGGATTAAAACAAAACGGACAAAACCCAACCATGCTTTACGGTTACGGAGGATTCAATGTGAGTTTAACGCCTAGTTTTAGTATTGCCAATGCCGTTTGGATGGAAAACGGAGGTGTTTTTGCTGTTCCTAACTTGCGTGGAGGAGGAGAATACGGTAAAAAATGGCACGATGCCGGAACCAAAATGCATAAACAAAACGTCTTTGATGACTTCATCGCTGCAGCTGAATATCTAATTGACCAACAGTACACCTCTCCAAACTTTCTTGCCGTTCGTGGTGGGTCAAATGGAGGTTTGCTAGTAGGAGCCACCATGACCCAGCGTCCTGATTTGATGAAAGTCGCTTTGCCGGCCGTGGGCGTTATGGACATGTTGCGCTACCATACCTTTACGGCAGGAGCGGGCTGGGCTTACGATTACGGAACCGCGCAGGACAGCAAAGAAATGTTCGAATACATCAAAGGGTACTCACCAGTGCACAACGTAAAAGCAGGCACACACTATCCCGCGACGATGGTCACTACGGGCGATCATGATGACCGAGTGGTGCCAGCACACAGCTTTAAGTTTGCTGCCGAGTTGCAAGAAAAACAAGCGGGAAGCAACCCAACCTTAATTCGCATTGATGTCAAAGCGGGTCACGGCGCAGGAAAATCGGTGGCGGCAACCATTCAGGAAAACGTCGATATCCAAGCCTTTACCTTATACAACATGGGCATCACCCAATTGCAAAAAGAAGACAACTAA
- a CDS encoding glycoside hydrolase family 130 protein, giving the protein MRVAVTRKNVKFTPDSSRVVARYFMNGEQRTRDMVSHIMVLDEKQVIHTLEHTLREFARRHRNISRIFFKHCENIRGIIEEMQINYDGISEERKMLIGSYCTMEYAIESAAFFNPSMMEDFDQSFLGKQEKRVIISFRATGEGHISSVVFRRGILDKNNDLQMMKIGANIDKAEIVHKSLFDKNRFVKKLAEMNTPDKYTAMILQDMPEKFGYEIIKNAINKVLDDPSISQDQRSALEEIIWLADSFYDIQFKHDSDITERVIFPISDSESRGIEDARFVRFFDDGTSHKIFGTYTAYNGHVIMPKLISTEDFYSFHIMPLYGEGAKNKNLAMFPRKIKGKYAMLSRIDGVNNYLMYSDRPTEWNNPLLIQQPRYPWEFTQIGNCGSPIWTAEGWLIITHGVGAMRRYCLGASLFDLDDPSKEIGRLAEPLLAPLEDEREGYVPNVVYSCGSIIHNNNLILPYAVSDYSSTYGVVDMVELLDALKKSK; this is encoded by the coding sequence ATGAGAGTTGCTGTTACCCGAAAAAATGTAAAATTCACCCCAGATTCCAGTAGAGTGGTGGCTCGCTATTTTATGAATGGCGAGCAGCGAACCCGCGATATGGTAAGTCATATCATGGTGTTAGACGAAAAACAAGTCATTCATACACTGGAACACACACTGCGTGAGTTTGCTAGACGACACCGTAATATTTCACGTATATTCTTCAAGCATTGTGAAAACATTCGTGGCATCATTGAAGAAATGCAAATCAACTATGACGGCATTTCTGAGGAACGAAAAATGCTCATTGGTTCGTACTGCACTATGGAATACGCCATCGAATCGGCTGCTTTTTTCAATCCTTCCATGATGGAGGATTTCGATCAGTCTTTTCTGGGAAAACAGGAAAAGCGGGTTATTATTTCTTTTAGGGCCACAGGTGAAGGCCATATTTCTTCGGTCGTTTTTAGGAGAGGAATTCTCGATAAAAACAACGACCTCCAAATGATGAAGATAGGTGCTAATATCGATAAGGCCGAGATTGTACACAAATCCTTGTTTGACAAAAATAGATTTGTCAAGAAATTAGCCGAGATGAATACGCCCGATAAATACACGGCCATGATATTGCAAGACATGCCCGAGAAATTTGGATATGAAATCATAAAAAACGCCATCAATAAGGTACTAGATGATCCATCTATAAGCCAAGATCAGCGCAGCGCATTGGAAGAAATCATCTGGTTGGCAGATTCTTTTTATGACATACAATTCAAGCACGACTCTGATATCACGGAACGGGTTATATTTCCCATTTCAGACTCTGAAAGCCGGGGTATTGAAGATGCCCGTTTTGTACGATTCTTTGACGATGGCACATCCCACAAGATTTTTGGAACCTATACAGCCTACAATGGCCACGTGATTATGCCAAAACTCATTTCAACCGAAGACTTTTATTCCTTTCATATCATGCCTTTGTATGGAGAAGGGGCAAAAAATAAAAATCTGGCGATGTTCCCTAGAAAAATAAAAGGCAAGTACGCCATGCTTTCTAGAATCGATGGGGTCAATAATTACCTCATGTATTCAGACAGACCTACGGAATGGAATAATCCTTTGCTCATCCAGCAACCCCGATATCCTTGGGAATTCACACAAATAGGAAACTGTGGTTCTCCCATCTGGACCGCCGAAGGTTGGCTAATAATCACTCACGGAGTAGGCGCCATGAGACGCTATTGTCTGGGCGCTTCCTTGTTTGATCTTGACGATCCTTCAAAGGAAATTGGCCGACTGGCCGAGCCCTTACTTGCCCCACTAGAAGACGAGCGAGAAGGTTATGTGCCAAATGTGGTTTATTCCTGCGGTTCCATTATCCATAACAACAACCTCATATTGCCTTATGCCGTATCTGACTATTCCTCCACTTATGGAGTGGTTGACATGGTAGAATTACTCGATGCCCTAAAAAAGAGTAAATAA